In a single window of the Thermodesulfobacteriota bacterium genome:
- a CDS encoding HEAT repeat domain-containing protein has protein sequence MRARFGAVLAALWLAAVPCVRAAVVSGVSMAEREGVVEVAYDLSAEVPCEVALVGSEDAGATFALRLKGAEGDVGPAVAPGRGKKILWRIAVDYPEGLGDREVVLDIVAREPDIEFTAEDEVTASCLDRAFTRECAAAVEALGRRHPWVLRDALAHPDPRVRAGAAELLGRLGHREAVPELLGLLEDTPLPEGDNTITVREKRRVQVTRVRVRERYATVRNR, from the coding sequence ATGAGAGCGCGCTTCGGAGCCGTCCTGGCGGCGCTGTGGCTGGCGGCGGTCCCCTGCGTGCGGGCGGCCGTCGTGAGCGGCGTCTCCATGGCCGAGCGGGAGGGAGTCGTGGAGGTCGCCTACGATCTGTCCGCCGAGGTCCCGTGTGAGGTCGCCCTGGTGGGATCGGAGGACGCAGGCGCAACCTTCGCCCTGCGGCTGAAAGGCGCCGAGGGGGACGTGGGACCCGCCGTCGCCCCCGGGCGGGGCAAGAAGATCCTCTGGAGGATCGCCGTGGACTACCCGGAAGGCCTCGGGGATCGGGAGGTGGTTCTCGACATCGTGGCCCGGGAGCCGGACATCGAGTTCACCGCCGAGGACGAGGTCACGGCCTCGTGCCTGGACCGGGCCTTCACGCGGGAGTGCGCCGCGGCGGTGGAGGCGCTGGGGCGCCGGCACCCCTGGGTCCTCCGCGACGCCCTGGCCCACCCCGACCCCCGGGTGCGGGCCGGGGCCGCCGAGCTCCTGGGCCGCCTGGGCCACCGGGAGGCCGTGCCGGAGCTCCTCGGCCTCCTGGAGGACACTCCCCTCCCGGAAGGGGACAACACCATCACCGTGCGGGAGAAGCGCCGGGTCCAGGTGACCCGGGTGCGGGTGCGCGAGCGGTACGCCACCGTGCGAAACCGTTGA
- a CDS encoding HEAT repeat domain-containing protein: MSRRTRTVTTRVARQEMPSATIAENTEVVRAAAQALGLLGDPDALWTLVDLAELRPEGVLVGAAAQAIARIGTEAAAEFLEKLALDEAPARRACAAEALEFLSGAEAPAVLWPLLRDEDPQVRRCAAASLGRRPPGEIWERLRQALCDPGEVLRDGALAVLRGQVDRDGFGPDEVEALAQWAQAGADAETAADGCLGPVAEEAARARSRLERRQREAHPPEPPAPRPARTLAAEIGPDGVPVYRPVRHRVLGENGGVFEDIAGSL; this comes from the coding sequence GTGAGCAGGCGCACCCGCACCGTGACCACCCGGGTCGCCCGGCAGGAGATGCCGTCGGCCACGATCGCGGAGAATACCGAGGTGGTGCGGGCCGCCGCACAGGCCCTGGGGCTCCTGGGAGACCCCGACGCTCTCTGGACCCTGGTGGACCTGGCCGAGCTGCGCCCGGAGGGGGTATTGGTGGGAGCGGCGGCGCAGGCCATCGCCCGCATCGGCACGGAGGCGGCCGCGGAGTTCCTGGAGAAGCTCGCCCTGGACGAAGCGCCCGCCCGGCGCGCCTGCGCCGCCGAGGCGCTGGAGTTCCTCTCCGGCGCAGAGGCCCCGGCGGTGCTCTGGCCGCTCCTGCGGGACGAGGACCCCCAGGTGCGGCGGTGCGCCGCGGCGTCCCTGGGCCGCAGGCCCCCCGGCGAGATCTGGGAGCGCCTCCGGCAGGCCCTCTGCGACCCGGGCGAGGTGCTCCGGGACGGCGCCCTGGCGGTGCTGCGCGGGCAGGTGGACCGGGACGGCTTCGGGCCCGACGAGGTGGAGGCCCTGGCCCAGTGGGCGCAGGCCGGCGCGGACGCGGAGACGGCCGCCGACGGATGTCTCGGGCCGGTCGCCGAGGAGGCAGCCCGCGCCCGGTCCCGGCTCGAACGGCGCCAGCGGGAAGCCCACCCCCCGGAGCCCCCCGCCCCCCGCCCCGCGCGCACGCTGGCCGCCGAGATCGGCCCCGACGGCGTGCCCGTATACCGCCCCGTGCGCCACAGGGTCCTGGGGGAAAACGGGGGCGTCTTCGAGGACATCGCCGGCTCCCTCTGA
- a CDS encoding PLP-dependent transferase yields the protein MESILSYPWTMGHAAMPEAHRRALGIGPGLLRLSVGLEDPEDLWEDLARPLAPRERVS from the coding sequence GTGGAGTCGATCCTCTCCTACCCCTGGACCATGGGCCACGCGGCCATGCCCGAGGCCCACCGGCGGGCCCTGGGCATCGGCCCCGGGCTGCTTCGCCTCTCGGTGGGCCTGGAGGATCCGGAGGATCTCTGGGAGGATCTGGCCCGCCCCCTCGCGCCTCGGGAAAGGGTGAGCTGA